TAATTGTCTTTAAGTGCAGGTGCGGGAGAAAAGAGTATAAGAATATCATAGACTCGGTTCTTAAATTAACATTTTAAGAACTGGATAGGGGGAAAGATGTGTCAGTTATCTGGGAAGTATTTGATAGATAACGGAAAAAGAATTCATTTCAATATCTTTTTTAAAGATATTGAAAAAGAATCTGTTGTTTATTTAGAGCTAGACCCCAGATATATGACCAATTCCGCGTATCATGAGTATGTTAATCTATTCATTAACATTCTTAACAATTTGAAAAAGACGGTATATTTAAACACAACTAACAAAACAAAAATATATAAGCCGTCAAATTCAAATGTAATAAAGAATGAGGGAACGGTGGCATTAGATTTAGGATCAAGAATAACTGGATTATATTTTGCTATCAATGGAAAATCGGAAGCTATTGAAACGCGAAATATAATAAAGTATATTGATTCCTATAATAATGTCGTTTTTGGAAGATATTCTGGTGGAGACACATTCATGAATTGTATTTATCTTTTGATATTGAATTATCTCAGTATCACAAAGAAAAAATATGATATTGTGAGTGAGGCTTATACCACCAATATTTCAAAACGATATAACAAATATGCCACCAAAAAACAGCATGATGAAATAGCCGCGTATTTAATTTACAAGCGCTGGCTATATAAACATCAGGAGAAAAAGATCTAGGTTATCCTAGATCTTTTTTTTCTCAAAAAAATAACAATTGCATTTCAAAAGAACAAAATATAAACGGAGGTGTATGGATGTTTACAAAAGAAAAGAGCGGAAGATATGTTATTAAAGATATTAGAAAAATGATATCTATTCTTGATGAAGAAATGAATAAAGAAAAAACTATAAAGGTTGATTATACGCCAGATTCTTTTTTTAAATATAAAAAAGGAAATTCAGTAATTACACTTGGGTGCACTGATATTATGGGTAATCAGATTATAGATCCAGATGTTGCAACAGAAGAAATTATTTCAAAAGCAATTTTACACAGAATAACAAATTTATCTTCGTTCAAAGAAGCTGATCATATTTGGATTCATAGTGTCGATTTAATTCCATTTAAGGTTGAGGATGAAACTAAACATAGATTGGAAGTATTCGGATTTATAAAACTTGAAAATGATTATTTTGAAAAACATATGTTGGATGAAAAACATCTTGAAGAAGAATATAGCAATGAGAAAGATAAAATGGTTAAAAAACTTGAGGAGGTTCTGAATGCTAAACGAAATGGATAGTCTTCTAAATCTTAAGAAATTTAAAGGAAGAAAATTATCTTTTTTTGATGAACAAATTCAGAAATTAATTAAGTGTATTAGAAATTCTGATACTGAGTTTGATGCTAGAGAAGAATGGAAAGAATTCAAGAAAATGTATATCAGCAATATTAGCAAAAGAAATCCATTTTTCTTGTTGAATTTAAATCATTTTATTGCTGATCTTAGTCTATTATTGGAAATGAAAAGGAAATATTTTTTCAGTGAAGATGAAAAAATTTCAGACAACATAGAAGAAACAGCAGATACATATATTATCAAAATGTTTTTTATTTTAAATGAGTTAGTTGAAAAATGTTTTATTAAAAACGAAATTGATGAAGGACAATTAATAAACGTTTTGGCATCATATAATTCTCTTGCTGTTAAATATCTCCAGGATGCTGAAACACAGATGGGAAAAGATGTAATGAAACCATATATATTTTATTCTATTATTCAAGTGTCATTCACTGATTGGTATTCCACATATTGTGAAAGTCCACTTAAATGTATTGAAAAATATATTCCAAAAGAAGAAGAACCAAAAGAAACAGAAGAAACTAAAAATGAAGATATTTCTGAGAGTAAAGAAGAAAATAAAGAGGGAGTAATTGAATGAGCAATTTTTTTGAAACTAATTTATGGGTCGAAAAATATAGGGTAAATGCCGTCGATAAATTAGTTTTAGATGAGCGTACTAAAAATATGGCTCTGCAATGTTTGAATAATAAAATGATTCCAAATTTATTATTTTATGGTCCCCCAGGAACAGGAAAAACTTGTCTTGCTAGAATTTTATTAGACAATATTTTAGAAGAAAAAGATAATGCAATGATAATTAATGGTTCAGCAAATAGGGGAATCTCTTTGATGAGAGAAGAGATTCCTAATTTTTTATCTAGCCCTCCATTTGGATTAGATAAAATAAAAATAATTTTTATAGATGAGTCAGATAATCTTACACTGGATGCACAAAAATCATTTAGACATTTAATAGAACACTATACAAACGTGGGAAGATATATTTTAACAACAAACACTGTCACTAATTTTCATGATGCAATTATTTCTAGATTTCAGATGTTTGAATTTAAACCATTGATGGACGATTTAATTGTTTCTTTATGTTTTGACATATTAAAATCTGAAAAGATTGAATATCAAGATACAGAAGTTATTAGGGTTATTAAATTATTCATGCCAGATATTAGAAAAATATTAAATACACTTCAGTCATACACCAGTGATTCTAAGCTTAAATTACCATCTATTGGAGATTTAATTCCAATTGAAACTACAATATATAGTTTGACATCCGATATTTTCAAAACATATATGGAAAAAGATCCCAGATGTCAACAGTCAATTAATAAACTCCAGGAACTATTAATGAGAAAAGATATTAATTACGTTAATATTTATGAAAATATATTTTATAATAACAAAATATACCCGGTATGTAAAGTCCTATCAAATAAATATTGCAATAATTTAAATATGGTTTCTTCTCAGGCTATGCATTATATGGCTTTTATTTATGAATCAATAGAAGCATTGAAGGATTTAAAAACATGATATACACTAAGGAAGTTCTGGATATATTTAATAACAATTTAAATATTGTTCAGGATAAACAAAATCATTTTATAGCTAGGTGTTTTTATTGTGGAGATTCTAAGAAGCACAAATCAAAAGCGCATTTATATGTTTCAAAAGTTAAACCAGTTTTTAGGTGTGTTAGATGTGAAGAAAGTGGGAGAATAGAAAAATTAATATTTGATATAACAGGGGTTAGAAAAAGATTAACCAGCATAATTAATAAAGAAAATCTAAAAGATTTAAATTCAAATGTTGATGAAACATATATACACAGAAATTTTAAAAAAGAATTATTGATTCCAAAACAGAATCCAGAAATGTTTGATATCAAATTTAAATATCTGCAAGACAGATTTGCATCTAATAAAATTTTTGATATGTTGAATGAAAACATAATATATGATATTAAAGAATTTGCATTGGCGAATAATATTAAGATAAATAAAAGAAAGTTATTTAACTATTTTCAAGATAAATTTGTTGGGTTTTTGACATATAATAAAAGTTTAATGATATTGAGGAATACAGATACTAGCTCGGATTTTAGATATTATATATGGAAATTTGGTGATATAATGAATGATTTTTTTATGATAGATAATTTAAAAGAGGAAAAAGATAATATTAATCTGGTTATATCCGAGGGTGTATTTGATATTCTTAATTGTTATCATCACGAGGATAAATTTGATTTATATACTATGGCATCGGGAAAATTATTCAGTAGAGCTATTAAATTTACAATGATTGAGAAGTGCATTGCACATTTTAACAAGATAATAATTTTATCAGATGACG
The bacterium genome window above contains:
- a CDS encoding AAA family ATPase encodes the protein MSNFFETNLWVEKYRVNAVDKLVLDERTKNMALQCLNNKMIPNLLFYGPPGTGKTCLARILLDNILEEKDNAMIINGSANRGISLMREEIPNFLSSPPFGLDKIKIIFIDESDNLTLDAQKSFRHLIEHYTNVGRYILTTNTVTNFHDAIISRFQMFEFKPLMDDLIVSLCFDILKSEKIEYQDTEVIRVIKLFMPDIRKILNTLQSYTSDSKLKLPSIGDLIPIETTIYSLTSDIFKTYMEKDPRCQQSINKLQELLMRKDINYVNIYENIFYNNKIYPVCKVLSNKYCNNLNMVSSQAMHYMAFIYESIEALKDLKT